One Oharaeibacter diazotrophicus DNA window includes the following coding sequences:
- a CDS encoding outer membrane protein: MRSLLTASTFALAAAIVCLAPVGAVRAADMPEYPPVIDTPEPLPLPAVGGWYLRGDIGYKVYGDPEMALSNSNYAGFDASTAKGFHEDAGDAFAVGIGAGYKFNDYLRADVTLDYETPSTFSSRLFCPGGCTDTYSREFADISAWSALVNGYVDLGTYYGVTPYVGAGIGASYLLTDDVYSRYDNTRDDYKGDGKWNFAWALMAGASYAINPQWSVDLGYRYLNLGDAQSGVITAGDGTTTRIDYKNIDAHEVRLGLRYNLY; this comes from the coding sequence ATGCGCTCTCTCCTCACGGCTTCGACCTTCGCCCTGGCGGCCGCGATCGTCTGCCTGGCGCCCGTCGGCGCGGTCCGCGCCGCGGACATGCCCGAGTATCCCCCGGTGATCGACACGCCGGAGCCGCTGCCGCTGCCGGCCGTCGGTGGCTGGTACCTGCGCGGCGACATTGGCTACAAGGTCTACGGCGATCCCGAGATGGCCCTGTCCAACTCGAACTACGCCGGCTTCGACGCCTCGACGGCCAAGGGCTTCCACGAGGATGCCGGCGACGCCTTCGCGGTCGGCATCGGCGCGGGTTACAAGTTCAACGACTACCTGCGCGCCGACGTCACGCTCGACTACGAGACCCCTTCGACCTTCTCGAGCCGTCTGTTCTGCCCGGGCGGCTGCACCGACACCTACTCGCGCGAGTTCGCCGACATCTCGGCGTGGAGTGCCCTCGTCAACGGCTACGTCGACCTCGGCACCTACTACGGTGTGACGCCCTACGTCGGCGCCGGCATCGGCGCGAGCTACCTGCTCACCGACGACGTCTACTCGCGCTACGACAACACCCGCGACGACTACAAGGGCGACGGCAAGTGGAATTTCGCCTGGGCCCTCATGGCCGGCGCGTCCTACGCCATCAACCCGCAGTGGTCGGTCGACCTCGGCTACCGTTACCTGAACCTCGGCGATGCCCAGTCGGGCGTGATCACCGCCGGCGACGG
- the glmM gene encoding phosphoglucosamine mutase, which produces MARTYFGTDGIRGTANRFPITPDVALKVGMAAGLAFRRGSHRHRVVIGKDTRLSGYMIEPALTAGFTAVGVDVFLTGPVPTPAVAMLTRSLRADLGVMISASHNPFADNGIKLFGPDGYKLSDEVEAEIEQLIESDLSSRLAGSSDLGRTKRVDGDRARYVEFAKRTLPKQISLGGLRVVVDCANGAAYKVAPEVLWELGADVVTLGVEPDGLNINRDCGSTSLAAVRRKVHEVRADIGIALDGDADRVIIIDEKGQVVDGDQLMAVVAESFAEDRRLARPGIVATVMSNLGLERHLQGLGLELLRTKVGDRYVVEAMRAHGYNVGGEQSGHIVLSDYTTTGDGLVAALQVLAVVKKHGRPVSEVCHRFEPVPQILKNVRTRGGKPLDFDDVRTAIARAQERLGAGGRILVRPSGTEPLIRVMGEGDDAPLVEEVVGDIVDAIARVAA; this is translated from the coding sequence ATGGCCCGCACCTACTTCGGCACCGACGGCATCCGCGGCACGGCGAACCGCTTCCCGATCACGCCCGACGTCGCGCTGAAGGTCGGCATGGCCGCCGGCCTCGCCTTCCGCCGCGGCAGCCATCGCCACCGCGTCGTCATCGGCAAGGACACGCGGCTGTCCGGCTACATGATCGAGCCGGCGCTGACCGCCGGCTTCACCGCCGTCGGCGTCGACGTGTTCCTGACCGGACCGGTGCCGACCCCGGCGGTGGCGATGCTGACGCGCTCGCTGCGCGCCGACCTCGGCGTGATGATCTCCGCCTCGCACAATCCCTTTGCCGACAACGGCATCAAGTTGTTCGGGCCCGACGGCTACAAGCTCTCCGACGAGGTCGAGGCCGAGATCGAGCAGTTGATCGAATCCGACCTGTCGTCGCGCCTCGCCGGCTCGTCCGACCTCGGCCGGACCAAGCGCGTCGACGGCGACCGCGCCCGCTACGTCGAATTCGCCAAGCGTACGCTGCCCAAGCAGATCTCGCTCGGGGGCCTGCGCGTCGTGGTCGACTGCGCCAACGGCGCCGCCTACAAGGTCGCCCCGGAGGTGCTGTGGGAACTCGGCGCCGACGTCGTCACCCTCGGCGTCGAGCCGGACGGCCTCAACATCAACCGCGACTGCGGCTCGACCTCGCTCGCCGCGGTGCGGCGCAAGGTCCACGAGGTGCGCGCCGACATCGGCATCGCCCTCGACGGCGACGCCGACCGCGTCATCATCATCGACGAGAAGGGGCAGGTGGTCGACGGCGACCAGCTGATGGCCGTGGTGGCAGAGTCCTTCGCCGAGGACCGCCGGCTGGCGCGGCCGGGCATCGTCGCCACGGTGATGTCGAACCTCGGCCTCGAGCGCCATCTCCAGGGCCTCGGCCTCGAGCTCCTGCGCACCAAGGTCGGCGACCGCTACGTCGTCGAGGCGATGCGCGCCCACGGCTACAACGTTGGCGGCGAGCAGTCCGGCCACATCGTGCTGTCGGACTACACCACCACCGGCGACGGTCTCGTGGCGGCGCTGCAGGTGCTCGCCGTGGTCAAGAAGCACGGCCGGCCCGTCAGCGAGGTCTGCCACCGCTTCGAGCCGGTGCCGCAGATCCTCAAGAACGTCCGCACCCGCGGCGGCAAGCCGCTCGACTTCGACGACGTCCGCACCGCGATCGCCCGCGCCCAGGAGCGCCTCGGCGCCGGCGGCCGCATCCTGGTGCGCCCGTCCGGGACCGAGCCGCTGATTCGCGTGATGGGCGAGGGCGACGACGCCCCGCTGGTCGAAGAGGTGGTCGGCGACATCGTCGACGCGATCGCTCGGGTCGCCGCCTGA
- a CDS encoding peptidoglycan -binding protein — MALARRRFSTQQDYWPAFVDMLTTLVLSIIFLLSIFMLAQYFLSQQITDRDTVLNRLNGQIAELTELLALERANKRDLEDNVATLQANLAEAEAARAALAGQLDAKSGAASAAGDQVGVLTSQLADEKRVGQRALAQVELLNQQIAALRRQIAALEDALGASEQRDRESSAKIADLGKRLNVALAQRVQELSRYRSDFFGRLREILSQRSDIRVVGDRFVFQSEVLFDSGQPDVNVAGQGELDKLAAALIELEGQIPPEIGWVLRVDGHTDARPLSGSGRFRDNWELSAARAISVVKYLIGKGVSPNHLVAAGFGEFQPLEAGDGDEVNARNRRIELKLTER, encoded by the coding sequence ATGGCACTCGCCCGCCGCCGCTTCAGCACCCAGCAGGACTACTGGCCCGCCTTCGTCGACATGCTGACGACGCTGGTGCTGTCGATCATCTTCCTGCTGTCGATCTTCATGCTGGCCCAGTATTTCCTCAGCCAGCAGATCACCGACCGCGACACCGTGCTGAACCGCCTCAACGGTCAGATCGCCGAACTCACCGAACTCCTGGCGCTCGAACGCGCCAACAAGCGCGACCTTGAGGACAACGTCGCCACCCTGCAGGCCAACCTCGCCGAGGCCGAGGCGGCGCGTGCCGCGCTCGCCGGCCAGCTCGACGCCAAGTCCGGGGCGGCGAGCGCGGCCGGCGACCAGGTCGGTGTCCTCACCTCGCAGCTCGCCGACGAGAAGCGCGTCGGCCAGCGCGCGCTCGCCCAGGTCGAGCTCCTGAACCAGCAGATCGCGGCGCTGCGCCGCCAGATCGCCGCGCTCGAGGACGCGCTCGGCGCGTCCGAGCAGCGCGACCGCGAGAGTTCGGCCAAGATCGCCGACCTCGGCAAGCGCCTCAACGTGGCGCTGGCGCAGCGGGTGCAGGAACTGTCGCGCTACCGCTCGGACTTCTTCGGCCGCCTGCGCGAGATCCTGTCGCAGCGCTCCGACATCCGCGTCGTCGGCGACCGCTTCGTGTTCCAGTCCGAGGTGCTGTTCGATTCGGGCCAGCCCGACGTCAACGTCGCCGGTCAGGGCGAACTCGACAAGCTCGCCGCCGCGCTGATCGAGCTCGAGGGCCAGATCCCGCCGGAGATCGGCTGGGTGCTCCGGGTCGACGGCCACACCGACGCGCGGCCGCTGTCCGGCTCCGGCCGCTTCCGCGACAACTGGGAGCTCTCGGCGGCGCGCGCGATCTCGGTGGTGAAGTACCTGATCGGCAAGGGCGTGTCGCCGAACCACCTCGTCGCCGCCGGCTTCGGCGAGTTCCAGCCGCTGGAGGCCGGCGACGGCGACGAGGTCAACGCCCGCAACCGCCGCATCGAACTCAAGCTCACCGAGCGCTGA